A section of the Microtus ochrogaster isolate Prairie Vole_2 unplaced genomic scaffold, MicOch1.0 UNK69, whole genome shotgun sequence genome encodes:
- the Rps8 gene encoding 40S ribosomal protein S8, whose translation MGISRDNWHKRRKTGGKRKPYHKKRKYELGRPAANTKIGPRRIHTVRVRGGNKKYRALRLDVGNFSWGSECCTRKTRIIDVVYNASNNELVRTKTLVKNCIVLIDSTPYRQWYESHYALPLGRKKGAKLTPEEEEILNKKRSKKIQKKYDERKKNAKISSLLEEQFQQGKLLACIASRPGQCGRADGYVLEGKELEFYLRKIKARKGK comes from the exons ATGG GCATCTCTCGGGACAACTGGCACAAGCGCCGCAAGACCGGGGGCAAGAGAAAGCCCTACCACAAGAAGCGGAAGTATGAGCTGGGACGGCCTGCGGCTAACACTAAG ATTGGCCCTCGTCGCATCCACACTGTCCGTGTGCGAGGAGGCAATAAGAAGTACCGTGCCCTAAGATTGGATGTGGGGAACTTTTCCTGGGGTTCTGAGT GCTGTACTCGCAAGACAAGGATCATTGATGTCGTCTACAATGCGTCCAATAACGAGCTGGTCCGCACCAAGACTCTGGTCAAGAACTGCATCGTGCTCATTGACAGCACCCCGTACCGACAGTGGTACGAGTCCCACTATGCACTGCCCCTGGGTCGCAAGAAGGGGGCCAAGCTG actcctgaggaggaagaaatattaaacaaaaaacgatcaaagaaaattcagaagaaatacgatgaaaggaaaaagaacgcCAAGATCAGcagtcttctggaggagcagttcCAGCAGGGCAAGCTTCTGG CCTGTATCGCCTCAAGACCAGGCCAGTGTGGCAGAGCAGATGGCTATGTGCTAGAAGGCAAGGAGCTGGAGTTCTATCTGAGGAAGATCAAAGCCCGGAAAGGCAAATAA
- the Best4 gene encoding bestrophin-4: MTVSYTLKVAEARFGAFSGLLLRWRGSIYKLLYKEFLLFGALYAVLSITYRLLLTQEQKHIYAQVARYCNRSADLIPLSFVLGFYVTLVVNRWWSQYTSIPLPDQLMCVISACVHGVDQSGRLLRRTLIRYANLASVLVLRSVSTRVLKRFPTMEHVVDAGFMSQEERKKFESLKSDFNKYWVPCVWFTNLAAQARRDGRIRDDIALCLILEELNKYRAKCSMLFHYDWISIPLVYTQVVTIAVYSFFALSLVGRQFVEPETGAAEPEKEPSPALGDLDMFVPLTTLLQFFFYAGWLKVAEQLINPFGEDDDDFETNQLIDRNLQVSLLSVDDMYQNLPPAEKDQYWDEAQPQPPYTVATAAESLRPSFLGSTFNLRMSDDPEQCLQVEASPRSDLPAPSTQTPLLGRFLGTGALSPAVSLRNFGRTRGAPRTPHVLRLRTELSGEEAASRIDEAEESGDEALEP; the protein is encoded by the exons ATGACGGTGTCCTACACTCTCAAGGTGGCAGAGGCGCGCTTTGGAGCCTTCTCCGGCCTGCTCCTCCGCTGGAGGGGCAGCATCTACAAGCTCTTGTACAAGGAGTTCCTGCTCTTTGGTGCCTTGTATGCTGTACTCAGCATCACGTACCG GCTGTTGCTGACCCAGGAGCAGAAGCATATTTATGCCCAGGTAGCCCGATACTGCAACCGCTCAGCAGACCTCATCCCCCTGTCCTTCGTGCTGG GTTTCTACGTGACTTTGGTGGTGAACCGATGGTGGTCTCAGTACACAAGCATCCCACTGCCGGACCAGTTAATGTGTGTCATCTCAGCCTGTGTGCACGGTGTGGACCAGAGTGGCCGTTTACTACGCCGAACTCTCATCCGCTATGCCAACCTGGCATCCGTGCTGGTGCTGCGTTCCGTGAGCACCCGTGTGCTCAAGCGCTTCCCCACTATGGAACACGTGGTGGATGCAG GTTTCATGtctcaggaagagaggaaaaagtttGAGAGCTTGAAATCTGATTTTAACAAGTACTGGGTCCCTTGCGTCTGGTTCACTAACCTCGCCGCGCAGGCCCGCAGGGATGGACGAATTCGTGATGACATTGCTCTCTGTCTCATACTGGAA GAGCTGAACAAGTATCGTGCCAAGTGCAGCATGCTGTTTCACTATGACTGGATCAGCATCCCCCTTGTCTACACCCAG GTGGTGACGATAGCTGTATATTCCTTCTTTGCCCTTTCCCTGGTGGGCCGACAGTTTGTGGAGCCAGAAACGGGGGCTGCCGAACCTGAGAAGgagccctctccagccctgggggacCTGGACATGTTCGTGCCTCTTACCACATTgctgcagtttttcttttatgcTGGTTGGCTCAAG GTAGCTGAACAGCTCATTAACCCCTTTGGTGAGGATGACGATGACTTTGAGACCAACCAGCTCATAGATCGAAACTTGCAG GTGTCCCTGCTCTCTGTGGATGATATGTACCAGAACCTGCCTCCTGCCGAAAAGGATCAGTATTGGGATGAGGCCCAACCTCAGCCACCCTATACGGTGGCCACAGCCGCCGAGTCGCTGCGTCCTTCCTTTCTGGGTTCCACCTTCAACCTGCG CATGAGCGACGACCCTGAGCAGTGCCTGCAGGTGGAGGCGTCCCCAAGGTCCGACCTGCCGGCACCCTCCACGCAGACCCCGCTGCTGGGCCGCTTCCTGGGCACAGGAGCACTGTCACCAGCTGTAAGCCTGCGGAACTTCGGCCGAACGCGCGGTGCCCCCAGGACCCCGCACGTGCTTCGCTTGCGGACCGAGTTGAGTGGCGAAGAGGCTGCAAGCCGTATAGATGAGGCTGAGGAATCTGGGGATGAAGCCCTGGAACCTTGA